A part of Haliotis asinina isolate JCU_RB_2024 chromosome 10, JCU_Hal_asi_v2, whole genome shotgun sequence genomic DNA contains:
- the LOC137299152 gene encoding ATP synthase subunit C lysine N-methyltransferase-like, which yields MSEAIENALEQSTKTKRALTKTGAVILGVSGACFVGIYAVAAPFLTPALRKVCLPFVPATTDQVRNVFTVLKGRSGTLIDIGSGDGRIVIEAAKQGFHAYGVELNYWLVLYSRWAAWRQGVSSTAHFFRKDLWKTDLSKYNNVVVFGVEKMMPPLEAKLKMDLCKDGHIVACRFPFHTWEASRTEGTGVDTVWVYKR from the exons ATGTCAGAAGCAATAGAAAATGCTTTAGAACAATCAACGAAAACTAAACGAGCCCTTACGAAAACAGGAGCTGTGATACTTGGTGTTTCTGGTGCATGTTTTGTTGGTATTTATGCTGTCGCAGCACCATTTCTCACACCTGCATTACGAAAGGTGTGCTTACCTTTTGTTCCAGCGACAACAGACCAAGTCAGGAATGTTTTCACAGTTTTGAAAGGACGATCTGGCACACTAATTGACATAGGCAGTGGCGATGGGAGAATA GTGATTGAAGCAGCTAAGCAAGGCTTCCATGCTTATGGGGTTGAGCTCAACTACTGGCTTGTCCTGTATTCCCGGTGGGCAGCATGGCGGCAGGGGGTCAGCAGCACAGCTCACTTCTTCAGGAAGGATCTTTGGAAG ACTGATCTCTCTAAGTACAACAATGTAGTTGTGTTCGGTGTGGAGAAGATG ATGCCACCACTTGAGGCGAAGCTAAAGATGGATCTGTGTAAAGATGGACATATAGTGGCATGCCGGTTTCCGTTCCACACATGGGAGGCCAGCAGAACAGAGGGTACAGGTGTGGATACAGTGTGGGTGTACAAGCGCTAG
- the LOC137299052 gene encoding hemicentin-1-like produces the protein MMACQLSAILFFVSVSVLCVEGFQPMQKTNRSADSVYQQIAQSSGGNVYNTDKTNVSQVVGIIKDSAHAYVLLESFHMTPSDAFWNIPVDNTLSHVKLRIMETTKQAKPIVKLYYPQGTPIIVSENYLGNGALEIVIPASRYGVWRLQKQDSRDWDVSVYGETIVDFSVTFIATHAETGYSMQMEGRPIMGTTTPVVIQMSGADKEGSVDDVVFIDEKGVLLYRAPMLPQGHRGDTFGAQGTIPSVPFRVGVEGKDKLGNTFKRAKMSLVKPSALDLKIQDIKGELAVDGRMYLYVKAVNRGSTYQKVLMSISDDQGLVSPPTNKTVYLWTGVSATVYFELNGGHAAGVSSNVMIKATPVDASDDYQYVMRTFTVHASKQ, from the exons ATGATGGCCTGTCAACTTTCcgccattttgttttttgtgtccGTAAGTGTGCTCTGCGTGGAGGGTTTCCAGCCAATGCAGAAGACGAACAGAAGCGCAG ATTCAGTGTACCAGCAGATCGCCCAGTCATCAGGAGGAAATGTCTACAACACAGACAAGACCAACGTCTCACAGGTGGTGGGAATCATCAAG GATTCTGCCCACGCGTATGTCCTGCTGGAATCCTTCCACATGACTCCTAGTGACGCTTTCTGgaacatccctgtggacaacaCTCTCAGCCACGTCAAGCTACGTATCATGGAGACAACCAAACAAGCCAAACCAATCGTCAAACTGTATTATCCACAAG GCACCCCAATAATTGTGTCAGAGAACTATCTGGGAAATGGAGCCCTCGAAATAGTGATTCCG GCATCGCGGTATGGCGTGTGGAGGCTCCAGAAACAGGACAGCCGCGACTGGGACGTCAGCGTGTACGGCGAGACCATCGTGGACTTCTCTGTCACCTTCATAGCTACACATGCGGAGACAGGATACAGTATGCAGATGGAGGGAAGACCTATAATGG GTACAACCACGCCAGTTGTCATCCAGATGTCGGGGGCCGACAAGGAGGGCTCGGTTGATGACGTTGTGTTTATAGATGAGAAGGGTGTCCTCCTGTACCGCGCCCCAATGCTGCCTCAAGGCCACAGGGGTGACACCTTCGGGGCGCAGGGTACCATTCCCTCTGTC CCATTTCGAGTAGGGGTCGAGGGAAAAGACAAGCTGGGAAACACGTTCAAGAGAGCCAAGATGTCGCTTGTAAAACCCAGTGCCTTGGACTTGAAAATACAGGATATTAAAG GGGAGCTGGCGGTGGATGGGAGAATGTACCTGTACGTGAAGGCGGTCAATCGCGGGTCCACGTATCAGAAGGTGTTAATGAGCATCAGCGATGACCAGGGCCTCGTTTCGCCGCCGACCAACAAAACAGTGTATTTGTGGACAGGAGTCAGTGCCACAGTGTACTTCGAACTTAATGGCGGCCACGCGGCAGGGGTGTCTTC AAACGTTATGATCAAGGCAACACCTGTTGATGCCAGTGACGACTACCAATACGTTATGAGGACTTTTACCGTGCACGCGTCAAAG CAATGA
- the LOC137297682 gene encoding von Willebrand factor A domain-containing protein 7-like, giving the protein MVKMCQADKEHFGKGNTMLFTLLTVLTLISWPGTRGFLPNQFTLLSSGSDYTHQDITEIGILYAVAEFFETHPLPDKSVSPGELTGIKDITARKLFDKYYGGTVSEKRFQEAIDDIVKANNRVDQDHYTEAAWHVNGEAIKEGNDKITLLRETTINVLNKTNANLDAARELIGQFLHIVQMFYSNTNWPELSGKAPYESLGMRGKPLMAQSPSAMDTCRSCGSSTGIPCTANIIVQGPLLTSGYRSGQDRHKPAKDPATFKTGKCSHGGPYDQSGKTIAAIGGINKDTSDPNMSPHAPLHDTAAQGAIMHTRFLFGHPAYGLHNLIGDEKFQELLQLTAGNSMVFVIDTTGSMGDDLAAVKKKTQEIIQETLGTINQPYNYIVVTFNDPGNKTDIFKSKNGTAVMDYLSSLSVHGGGDCPEFSLTGLQAAATVANPNSKVYVFTDASPKDAAKINYVTSMVTEKKISVSFILTGDCSRRKRNSDLGTVQLKSKTRGFDVQHITSSHEASPAMIPQRQLPLLSESSIRGLSMNMFHVDNTVKTLHIESNNIARVRVFSPHGEMVPDIQDEEGEFIVEAPEPGNWVVKNDGDDFVEVSIYGKTVLEIKDNTVKTNDNGHSMFIEGRPVVGETVVHAVSVTGIDAVSSVDSLILYNTHGVEIDRCSLTHRKKRGHNYVASITVPDKPYRMAIEGRDKEGHLFQRQKPDLIKPSTLSLSVERVVGDLQVGSETNINVKVTNRGRNSERVKLDVADSLRLAGTSGNTLSLQPGESTRRTVVINGGRTPEVSTTVTIMATAIEDPEDFQYVRRTFTVHSPTL; this is encoded by the exons ATGGTTAAAATGTGCCAAGCAGATAAGGAACATTTTGGCAAAGGGAACACCATGTTGTTTACCTTGTTGACTGTGTTAACGCTGATATCATGGCCCGGGACCCGGGGGTTCCTCCCTAACCAGTTCACCTTACTGTCCTCGGGCTCCGACTACACCCACCAGGATATCACGGAGATTGGAATCCTGTACGCCGTCGCAGAGTTCTTCGAAACCCACCCCTTGCCTGACAAGTCCGTATCGCCAGGGGAACTCACTGGGATTAAGGACATTACAGCTAGGAAGCTATTCGACAAATATTACGGAG GAACTGTGTCTGAGAAGCGGTTCCAGGAGGCCATCGATGACATCGTGAAGGCCAACAACAGAGTGGACCAGGACCACTACACCGAGGCTGCCTGGCACGTCAACGGGGAGGCCATCAAAGAAG GTAACGACAAGATCACGTTGCTACGGGAAACAACCATCAATGTTCTAAATAAAACCAATGCCAACCTCGATGCTGCTAGAGAGTTGATTGGCCAGTTTCTACACATTGTCCAGATGTTCTACAGCAACACCAACTGGCCGGAACTCAGTGGAAAGGCGCCCTACGAGTCTCTag GGATGCGGGGAAAACCACTCATGGCCCAGTCTCCATCAGCCATGGACACATGTCGCAGCTGTGG CTCCTCTACTGGGATCCCGTGTACAGCCAACATCATAGTCCAGGGTCCGCTATTGACCAGCGGGTACCGCAGTGGGCAGGACCGGCACAAGCCGGCAA AGGACCCAGCAACATTCAAGACGGGAAAGTGTAGTCACGGAGGCCCGTATGACCAGTCTGGCAAAACCATTGCTGCAATCGGTGGCATCAACAAGGACACTAGCGACCCCAACATGTCCCCCCACGCCCCGCTTCACGACACCGCCGCTCAGGGGGCAATCATGCACACTCGGTTCCTCTTTGGACACCCTG CGTACGGACTACATAACCTGATTGGGGATGAGAAGTTTCAGGAATTGTTGCAACTAACGGCTGGGAACTCCATGGTCTTCGTCATCGACACCACCGGCTCAATGGGCGATGACCTTGCCGCCGTCAAGAAAAAGACACAGGAAATTATCCAGGAAACACTTGGCACAATAAACCAACCCTATAATTACATCGTCGTTACCTTTAACGATCCAG GTAACAAGACGGATATATTTAAATCCAAGAATGGAACGGCTGTGATGGATTATCTCTCTAGTCTCTCAGTCCATGGGGGAGGCGACTGTCCAGAGTTCTCCCTCACAGGTCTACAGGCAG CCGCTACTGTTGCCAACCCAAACTCCAAGGTGTACGTCTTCACCGACGCCTCACCCAAAGACGCGGCCAAGATCAACTACGTAACGAGCATGGTAACAGAAAAGAAAATCTCAGTGAGCTTCATTCTCACCGGGGACTGCTCAAGGCGGAAGAGAAACAGCG ATCTTGGCACTGTCCAGTTGAAATCCAAGACACGTGGGTTTGACGTACAGCACATAACCTCGTCACATGAGGCAAGTCCAGCTATG ATTCCTCAGAGACAGCTGCCCCTCTTGAGCGAATCCTCCATCCGAGGCCTCTCAATGAACATGTTCCACGTGGACAATACGGTCAAGACGCTACACATAGAAAGCAACAACATTGCGCGCGTGAGAGTTTTTAGTCCACATG GTGAAATGGTTCCTGACATCCAAGACGAAGAGGGCGAATTCATAGTTGAG GCCCCCGAGCCTGGCAACTGGGTTGTCAAGAACGACGGCGATGACTTCGTTGAGGTCAGCATCTACGGCAAAACGGTTTTAGAGATTAAAGACAACACTGTCAAAACAAATGACAACGGGCACAGTATGTTCATCGAGGGGAGACCGGTAGTAG GTGAAACTGTGGTCCACGCGGTGTCAGTGACGGGGATTGACGCTGTGTCCTCCGTAGACTCTCTGATCCTCTATAACACTCACGGTGTGGAGATCGACCGCTGCAGTCTCACGCACAGAAAGAAGAGAGGTCATAACTATGTCGCCAGTATCACTGTTCCCGATAAG CCTTATCGAATGGCCATTGAAGGAAGGGATAAAGAGGGGCACCTGTTTCAACGACAGAAGCCTGATCTAATCAAGCCTAGCACCCTGTCCCTCAGCGTTGAACGTGTTGTTG GAGATCTTCAAGTCGGAAgtgaaacaaacataaatgtgaaggtcaccaacaGGGGGCGTAACTCTGAAAGAGTGAAACTGGATGTAGCAGACAGTCTGAGGCTGGCAGGTACTTCAGGCAACACGTTGAGTCTTCAGCCCGGGGAGAGCACGAGACGTACAGTTGTAATTAACGGAGGACGGACCCCCGAGGTGTCAAC AACTGTGACGATAATGGCGACTGCTATAGAGGACCCCGAGGACTTCCAGTATGTCAGGAGAACGTTTACCGTGCACTCGCCCACGCTGTAG